TACAATAACCGCACTGAAGTGCATGCTTATCCCAAAATGCCTCTTGAATAGGATGCAATTTACCGTCCTTTATTAATCCTTCTACAGTAAGTATTTCACTACCATCTGCTTCAACGGCTAAAATTGTACAAGATTTGACAGATTTACCGTTCATTATTACAGTGCATGCCCCACAATTACTCGTATCGCAGCCTATGTGAACACTGGTAAAGCCTAAATCTCTAAGTACATGAACTAGCAGTTTTCTCGGTTCTACTTCTGTTTCATAATCATTTCCATTAATTTTAAGGTGAATCTTCACTTTATCATCTTTTTCTATTACCTTCATTACAATCACCTCTTTAAAGCATCTAGAATTGCTCTCTTTGTCATAACTTTAGTAGCCTTCCTTTTATACTCTGCACTTCCCCTTATATCGGATGTCGGATTAGACTCAT
This genomic interval from Acidianus sp. HS-5 contains the following:
- the cutC gene encoding glyceraldehyde dehydrogenase subunit gamma, which translates into the protein MKVIEKDDKVKIHLKINGNDYETEVEPRKLLVHVLRDLGFTSVHIGCDTSNCGACTVIMNGKSVKSCTILAVEADGSEILTVEGLIKDGKLHPIQEAFWDKHALQCGYCTPGMIMQSYWLLSQNPSPSEDEIKEGLSGNLCRCTGYHNIIEAVKEASQKLKGH